A single genomic interval of Brevibacillus brevis harbors:
- a CDS encoding 16S rRNA (uracil(1498)-N(3))-methyltransferase: MQRYFVEPHSFTENELTIVGDDVHHIVNVMRAREGEEIIVSDGAGRSARAKLVYLSAKEVRAEVMEMLQEERELPIRVTIGQGLPKGEKLEWILQKGTELGAYSFFPFSSERTIVKLDAKKEAKKLERWRKIVKEAAEQSHRAVLPELLSPVSFREILQAGQSYTHCAIAYEKEGSTTIHQVLEEMTAGNSLLVLVGPEGGFSPEEVAQAESKGFLTVSLGPRILRTETASQYVLACASYQFERKASSLRKG, encoded by the coding sequence ATGCAACGATATTTTGTCGAGCCACATTCCTTTACTGAGAATGAGCTAACGATTGTCGGAGACGATGTACACCATATCGTAAATGTAATGCGTGCCAGGGAAGGCGAAGAAATCATCGTTTCTGATGGAGCGGGCAGGTCGGCACGGGCCAAGCTTGTCTATCTTTCTGCCAAGGAAGTACGGGCAGAAGTAATGGAAATGCTCCAAGAAGAACGAGAACTGCCGATCCGGGTCACAATTGGTCAAGGGCTTCCAAAAGGCGAGAAGCTGGAGTGGATTTTGCAAAAGGGGACGGAACTTGGGGCGTACTCTTTTTTCCCGTTTTCTTCTGAGCGAACCATTGTAAAGCTGGACGCAAAAAAAGAAGCGAAAAAACTGGAGCGTTGGCGCAAAATTGTCAAGGAGGCTGCTGAACAGTCTCATCGTGCTGTTTTGCCAGAGCTTTTATCTCCTGTTTCATTTCGGGAGATACTTCAGGCTGGCCAGTCGTATACGCATTGTGCCATTGCCTATGAAAAAGAAGGCAGTACCACGATTCATCAAGTGCTAGAAGAGATGACTGCGGGTAATTCCCTTCTCGTTCTCGTTGGACCGGAGGGAGGCTTCTCTCCTGAGGAAGTGGCTCAAGCAGAGAGCAAAGGGTTCCTGACAGTTTCCCTTGGCCCACGCATTTTGCGCACGGAAACGGCAAGCCAGTACGTTTTGGCCTGCGCTTCCTATCAGTTTGAACGAAAGGCTTCATCACTTCGCAAAGGATGA
- the hrcA gene encoding heat-inducible transcriptional repressor HrcA: MLSDRQQMILNAIVDNYIHSAEPVGSRTISKRDDIGFSSATIRNEMSDLEDLGYLEQPHTSAGRVPSTKGYRFYVDNLIQPHLLEEAELGKLKQLFAERILHAEQVVEYTAQILSQLTNYTAIVLGPEIFEHRLKHIQIVPLNAEQAVAIVVTHTGRVENKLIDLPEGIGAGEIERLVNLLNAKLSDVPLWQLRQRLYQEISGEMQRHTEQYEEILQLLNNSLTQEEERVYLRGATKIMNQPEFRDVDKVKDILELLEQHDQLMNVIGMQGDGLTVRIGQENQLDAIKQCSIITTSYSLGGKPVGMVGILGPTRMEYGKVITVLNHLAEGLSRMLTSQFEK, encoded by the coding sequence ATGTTATCAGACCGTCAACAAATGATTTTAAACGCGATTGTCGATAATTACATTCATTCTGCCGAACCTGTTGGCTCCCGAACCATTTCCAAACGGGACGACATCGGATTCTCTTCGGCAACGATACGCAACGAGATGTCTGACTTGGAAGATTTGGGGTACTTAGAACAGCCCCACACTTCGGCGGGACGCGTTCCTTCTACAAAAGGATACCGCTTCTACGTCGATAACCTGATTCAGCCTCATCTTTTGGAGGAAGCTGAGTTGGGTAAACTAAAACAGTTGTTTGCCGAACGTATTCTCCACGCAGAACAAGTGGTAGAGTACACTGCCCAAATTCTCTCTCAGCTGACAAACTACACGGCGATTGTCTTGGGTCCAGAGATATTTGAGCATCGGTTAAAACATATTCAAATCGTTCCTCTCAATGCTGAACAGGCTGTCGCGATTGTGGTGACGCATACCGGACGAGTGGAGAACAAGCTGATCGATCTTCCAGAAGGCATTGGTGCCGGGGAAATCGAGAGACTCGTCAATCTGTTGAATGCAAAGCTGTCCGACGTGCCACTATGGCAGCTTCGACAACGTCTTTATCAAGAGATTTCCGGTGAAATGCAGCGTCATACGGAGCAGTATGAAGAAATTCTTCAGCTCCTCAACAACTCGCTGACACAAGAAGAAGAACGAGTATACTTACGCGGTGCGACCAAGATCATGAACCAGCCGGAATTCCGGGACGTGGATAAAGTCAAGGATATTCTTGAGCTATTAGAGCAGCACGATCAGTTGATGAATGTGATTGGCATGCAGGGTGATGGTCTCACGGTACGCATCGGACAGGAAAACCAGCTAGACGCGATTAAGCAATGCAGTATTATTACCACTTCTTATTCGCTTGGAGGCAAGCCTGTAGGAATGGTAGGGATACTTGGGCCGACACGAATGGAATACGGCAAGGTCATTACTGTGCTCAACCATTTGGCGGAAGGCCTATCGCGCATGCTGACTTCGCAGTTTGAGAAATAA
- the dnaJ gene encoding molecular chaperone DnaJ yields MKRDLYEVLGVAKDADADEIKKAYRKLARQYHPDVNKEADAEEKFKEVKDAYDILSEPQKRAQYDRFGHQDPNQGFGGGGFDGSGMGGFGDIFDMFFGGGGRRSNPNAPRKGSDLQFGLSIDFIDAIFGKETDVEIPKEAECDTCLGSGAKPGSGVDTCKTCSGTGQQEVVANTPFGRIVNRRVCSTCEGKGKVVKEKCSTCRGSGRVKVRRKIHLNIPAGVDDGAQLRVTGEGEPGANGGPPGDLYVVLRVKSHEFFEREGNDIYCEVPLTYAQAALGDEIEVPTVDGRVKLKIPTGTQTETFFRLRGKGVPHLRGNGRGDQHVKVRVITPTKLSDKQKELLRELAELSGEKPGQHGGEDESFFEKMKRAFRGE; encoded by the coding sequence ATGAAACGTGATTTATACGAGGTTCTGGGCGTAGCAAAGGACGCGGACGCTGATGAAATCAAAAAAGCGTATCGCAAGCTGGCACGCCAGTACCATCCCGATGTAAATAAAGAGGCTGACGCGGAAGAAAAGTTCAAAGAAGTAAAGGATGCGTACGACATCCTGTCCGAGCCACAAAAACGTGCGCAGTATGACCGTTTTGGTCACCAAGACCCAAATCAGGGCTTTGGTGGCGGAGGTTTTGATGGATCAGGCATGGGCGGCTTCGGAGATATTTTTGATATGTTCTTCGGTGGTGGCGGCAGACGTTCGAATCCAAATGCTCCACGCAAAGGATCGGACCTGCAATTTGGCCTAAGCATTGACTTTATCGACGCGATTTTTGGAAAAGAAACTGACGTGGAAATTCCAAAGGAAGCAGAATGCGATACGTGCCTTGGTTCTGGCGCGAAGCCTGGTTCCGGAGTAGATACATGTAAGACTTGTAGTGGTACAGGACAGCAAGAAGTGGTGGCGAACACGCCATTCGGCCGAATCGTCAATCGCCGTGTTTGCTCGACTTGCGAAGGCAAAGGGAAAGTCGTCAAAGAAAAATGTTCAACTTGCCGTGGCAGTGGACGTGTCAAGGTACGCCGCAAAATTCATCTCAACATCCCTGCGGGTGTGGACGATGGAGCACAATTGCGTGTAACAGGCGAGGGCGAACCGGGCGCAAACGGTGGACCTCCTGGAGATTTGTACGTCGTATTGCGTGTGAAGAGTCATGAGTTTTTTGAGCGTGAAGGAAATGATATTTACTGTGAGGTTCCGCTTACTTACGCCCAGGCAGCACTTGGAGATGAGATTGAAGTGCCGACTGTCGATGGTCGCGTGAAGTTGAAGATCCCGACAGGTACCCAAACAGAGACATTCTTCCGCTTGCGTGGTAAAGGTGTTCCGCATTTGCGTGGGAACGGCCGCGGTGATCAGCATGTGAAAGTGCGCGTCATTACACCGACCAAGCTGAGTGATAAACAAAAGGAATTGTTGCGTGAGCTCGCCGAACTGTCTGGAGAAAAGCCAGGACAGCATGGGGGAGAAGACGAAAGCTTTTTCGAAAAAATGAAACGGGCATTCCGCGGCGAGTAA
- the grpE gene encoding nucleotide exchange factor GrpE yields the protein MSEEKVTQDPTLEEEVAKDADQTETSEMNWEQEAAHWKAQAEDHQNRMLRAMADMDNLRRRVRKEQEDLAKYASLKIVEELLPVLDNFERALAADKESMTVDSLLEGVNMVYRQMVQVFDKEGLAAIEAKGNPFDPHIHQAVMQTQNPEFESGVVVAELQKGYMFKDRVVRPAMVQVNE from the coding sequence TTGAGCGAGGAAAAAGTAACGCAAGACCCGACTCTCGAGGAAGAAGTAGCAAAGGATGCAGACCAAACAGAAACATCCGAGATGAACTGGGAGCAAGAGGCTGCTCACTGGAAGGCTCAGGCTGAGGATCACCAAAACCGCATGCTGCGTGCCATGGCTGATATGGATAACCTTCGCCGCCGTGTTCGCAAAGAGCAGGAAGATCTGGCTAAATACGCTTCTCTTAAAATCGTGGAAGAGCTTCTGCCAGTTCTCGATAACTTCGAGCGAGCACTTGCCGCTGACAAGGAATCCATGACAGTAGACTCCCTTTTGGAGGGTGTAAACATGGTATATCGTCAGATGGTCCAAGTTTTCGATAAAGAAGGCTTGGCTGCAATCGAGGCAAAAGGAAACCCATTTGACCCTCACATCCACCAAGCGGTTATGCAAACACAAAACCCTGAGTTTGAATCAGGTGTTGTGGTAGCCGAGCTGCAAAAAGGATATATGTTCAAAGACCGCGTCGTTCGTCCGGCGATGGTTCAAGTGAACGAGTAA
- the lepA gene encoding translation elongation factor 4, translating to MDRRERQKRIRNFSIIAHIDHGKSTLADRILELTGALTAREMEAQFLDTMELEKERGITIKLNAVRLNYKADDGEEYILHLIDTPGHVDFTYEVSRSLAACEGAILVVDAAQGIEAQTLANVYLALDSNLEIIPVVNKIDLPSAEPERVKQEVEDVIGLDASDAVLTSAKAGIGIKEVLEAVVQKVPAPEGDPDAPLQALIFDSYFDAYRGVIASIRVINGTLKKGMKIKMMATGKSFEVTEIGTSTPRQTQVEELTVGDVGYVAASIKTVGDTSVGDTITDANRPAPEPLPGYRKINPMVFCGLYPIETNEYNDLRDALEKLQLNDASLQFEPETSQALGFGFRCGFLGLLHMEIIQERIEREFNINLITTAPSVIYRITKTNGEVFEIDNPSKMPEAQKIEMVEEPYVTATVMVPKEYVGDVMQLCQGKRGEFLDMQYMGENRVQLKYDMPLSEIVYDFFDLLKSGTKGYASFDYELGGYKASKLVKMDILLNSEVVDALSFIVHKDTAYPRGKVICEKLKELIPRQQFEVPIQATIGHKVVARETISALRKNVLAKCYGGDISRKRKLLEKQKEGKKRMKSVGSVEVPQEAFMAVLRMDDKK from the coding sequence ATGGATCGTCGTGAAAGACAAAAAAGGATACGAAATTTTTCCATCATCGCCCACATTGACCATGGAAAGTCGACGCTGGCAGACCGCATTTTGGAGCTGACCGGTGCTTTGACTGCACGTGAGATGGAAGCCCAGTTTCTTGACACGATGGAGCTGGAAAAAGAGCGCGGGATTACGATTAAGCTCAATGCCGTGCGTTTGAACTATAAAGCAGATGACGGTGAGGAATACATTCTCCACCTGATTGACACCCCTGGACACGTCGACTTTACGTATGAAGTATCCCGCAGTTTGGCTGCCTGTGAAGGGGCTATCCTCGTCGTGGATGCGGCACAAGGGATCGAGGCCCAGACTTTGGCTAACGTGTATTTGGCGTTGGACAGCAACCTGGAGATCATTCCAGTTGTTAACAAGATCGACCTGCCAAGTGCAGAGCCTGAGCGTGTGAAGCAAGAGGTTGAGGACGTGATCGGTCTGGATGCCAGCGATGCGGTTCTGACTTCTGCCAAGGCGGGTATCGGGATTAAAGAAGTACTGGAAGCCGTTGTGCAAAAAGTACCTGCTCCAGAGGGAGACCCGGATGCACCTCTCCAAGCTTTGATTTTCGACTCCTATTTTGATGCGTATCGTGGCGTTATTGCCTCCATCCGTGTCATCAACGGAACCTTGAAAAAAGGTATGAAGATCAAGATGATGGCGACTGGCAAGTCATTTGAGGTAACCGAAATCGGTACATCGACACCACGTCAAACGCAAGTAGAAGAATTGACGGTTGGAGATGTAGGCTACGTAGCTGCTTCCATTAAAACAGTGGGAGACACCAGTGTGGGGGATACCATTACAGATGCGAATCGCCCTGCACCTGAACCGCTACCTGGTTACCGCAAGATCAACCCGATGGTCTTCTGCGGTTTGTACCCAATCGAAACGAACGAGTACAACGATCTGCGTGATGCATTGGAAAAGCTCCAGCTAAACGATGCTTCCCTGCAGTTTGAACCGGAGACTTCCCAAGCACTTGGCTTTGGTTTCCGTTGTGGTTTCTTGGGACTCCTGCACATGGAGATCATCCAGGAGCGGATCGAACGGGAATTCAACATTAACTTGATTACGACCGCGCCGAGCGTTATTTACCGCATTACCAAAACGAACGGGGAAGTATTCGAAATCGACAACCCGTCTAAAATGCCGGAAGCGCAAAAGATCGAAATGGTCGAGGAGCCTTACGTTACGGCGACAGTTATGGTGCCGAAAGAATACGTCGGTGACGTTATGCAGTTGTGCCAAGGGAAACGCGGTGAGTTTCTCGACATGCAGTATATGGGTGAGAACCGTGTGCAGCTGAAGTACGACATGCCTTTGTCGGAAATCGTTTACGATTTCTTTGACCTGCTGAAGTCGGGTACAAAAGGCTATGCATCCTTTGACTACGAGCTAGGTGGGTACAAAGCTTCCAAACTGGTGAAAATGGATATTCTCCTCAACAGCGAAGTGGTGGATGCTCTGTCGTTTATCGTACACAAAGACACGGCTTATCCTCGTGGAAAAGTCATCTGCGAAAAGCTGAAGGAACTGATTCCTCGTCAGCAATTCGAGGTGCCGATTCAGGCGACCATTGGACACAAGGTTGTCGCTCGTGAAACGATCAGTGCGTTGCGTAAAAACGTTCTTGCTAAATGTTACGGCGGGGACATCTCGCGTAAGCGCAAACTGCTCGAAAAGCAAAAAGAAGGAAAGAAGCGCATGAAGTCTGTCGGTTCCGTAGAGGTACCACAAGAGGCGTTTATGGCTGTATTGCGCATGGATGATAAGAAGTAG
- a CDS encoding HIT family protein, translated as MDTQQADCLGCRLAHGIEVAHIVYENEWVACLLDIDPFSEGHMLILPKEHFVDWTDLDERTMQKVCEAVSSLSHALNKLYKPDGITICQNGGAFNELTHFHMHVIPRFHYDGFAWSDPLHEHGAASHLAATRTKVAEALHNLFDDTAVNTKKETENDQSEQC; from the coding sequence ATGGATACACAGCAAGCCGATTGTTTGGGCTGTCGGTTGGCCCATGGAATCGAAGTAGCGCATATCGTCTATGAAAACGAATGGGTCGCGTGCCTCTTGGATATCGATCCTTTTTCGGAAGGTCACATGCTCATTCTCCCGAAGGAGCATTTTGTAGATTGGACAGACTTGGATGAACGCACGATGCAAAAGGTATGCGAGGCAGTCTCATCTCTGTCCCATGCCCTTAACAAGTTGTACAAGCCCGATGGCATTACTATTTGTCAAAACGGCGGTGCTTTCAACGAGCTGACTCATTTTCATATGCACGTCATCCCTCGATTCCATTATGATGGTTTCGCGTGGAGTGATCCGCTTCACGAGCATGGAGCTGCGAGCCATTTGGCCGCTACACGTACAAAAGTGGCGGAAGCATTACACAATCTCTTCGACGATACTGCCGTGAACACAAAGAAAGAAACGGAGAATGATCAAAGTGAACAGTGTTGA
- the dnaK gene encoding molecular chaperone DnaK: MSRVIGIDLGTTNSCVAVMEGGEPVVIANAEGNRTTPSVVAFKNGERIVGEAAKRQAITNPDNTVISIKRHMGSTHKETLEGNQYTPEQISAMILQKLKADAESYLGQSVTQAVITVPAYFNDSQRQATKDAGKIAGLEVLRIVNEPTAAALAYGMEKTEDQTVLVFDLGGGTFDVSILELSDGFFEVKATSGDNKLGGDDFDDVVMNYLVSEFKKEHGIDLSKDRMAQQRLKDAAEKAKKDLSGVLTTTISLPFITADATGPKHLEMNLTRAKFEELSAELVERTMGPTRQALKDAGLTPSELDRVILVGGSTRIPAVQEAIKKFTGKEPHKGVNPDEVVALGAAVQAGVLTGDVKDVVLLDVTPLSLGIETLGGVFTKLIDRNTTIPTSKSQVFSTAADNQTSVEIHVLQGERQMAGDNKSLGRFNLSDIPPAPRGIPQIEVSFDIDANGIVNVRAKDLGTGKEQRITITSNSGLSDDDIDRMVKDAELNAEADKQRKEQVEVRNEADQLVFTTEKTLKEVEGKIDQAEIDRANTAKDKVKAALEGGNFEEIKTAKDELSEIIQQISVKLYEQAAQAQAAQGGAEGQEPKKDNVVDADYEVVDDKK; this comes from the coding sequence ATGAGTCGCGTAATCGGAATTGACTTGGGAACAACCAACTCTTGTGTAGCAGTAATGGAAGGCGGCGAGCCAGTCGTTATTGCCAATGCGGAAGGTAACCGCACCACACCATCCGTGGTAGCATTCAAAAACGGCGAGCGCATCGTTGGGGAAGCAGCAAAACGCCAAGCGATCACCAATCCAGACAATACCGTAATCTCCATCAAGCGCCACATGGGTAGCACCCATAAAGAAACGCTGGAAGGCAACCAGTACACACCTGAGCAAATCTCTGCTATGATCCTGCAAAAGCTGAAAGCAGACGCGGAAAGCTACCTCGGTCAATCTGTGACGCAGGCAGTGATTACGGTTCCAGCTTACTTCAATGACAGCCAACGCCAAGCAACAAAAGATGCTGGTAAAATTGCTGGCTTGGAAGTACTGCGTATCGTGAACGAACCAACCGCAGCTGCACTTGCATACGGTATGGAGAAAACAGAAGATCAAACGGTTCTCGTATTCGACTTGGGTGGCGGTACCTTTGACGTATCCATTCTCGAATTGTCCGATGGCTTCTTCGAAGTAAAAGCGACTTCCGGTGACAACAAACTGGGCGGAGACGACTTCGACGATGTTGTTATGAACTACCTGGTGAGCGAATTCAAAAAAGAGCATGGCATCGACCTGTCCAAGGATCGTATGGCTCAACAACGTTTGAAAGACGCTGCGGAAAAAGCAAAGAAAGACCTCTCCGGCGTATTGACTACAACCATTTCCCTGCCGTTCATTACAGCAGATGCAACAGGTCCAAAGCACTTGGAGATGAACCTGACTCGTGCGAAGTTCGAAGAGCTGTCTGCTGAACTGGTTGAGCGTACAATGGGCCCAACTCGTCAAGCGCTGAAAGACGCTGGTCTGACTCCAAGCGAACTGGATCGCGTTATCCTGGTTGGTGGCTCTACTCGTATCCCAGCGGTACAAGAAGCGATCAAGAAATTTACAGGAAAAGAACCACATAAAGGTGTGAACCCAGACGAAGTAGTAGCACTGGGAGCGGCTGTTCAAGCGGGCGTACTGACTGGTGACGTGAAAGACGTCGTTCTTCTCGACGTAACTCCACTGTCCCTCGGTATCGAAACATTGGGTGGCGTATTCACCAAGCTGATCGATCGTAACACGACGATCCCAACAAGCAAATCCCAAGTGTTCTCTACAGCTGCGGATAACCAAACATCTGTAGAAATTCACGTTCTCCAAGGGGAGCGTCAAATGGCGGGCGACAACAAATCGCTCGGACGCTTCAACTTGTCCGATATCCCGCCAGCGCCACGCGGTATCCCGCAAATCGAAGTATCCTTCGATATTGACGCGAACGGTATCGTAAACGTACGTGCAAAAGACCTGGGTACAGGTAAAGAGCAACGTATCACGATCACTTCTAACTCCGGTCTGTCCGACGATGATATCGATCGCATGGTAAAAGATGCTGAATTGAATGCAGAAGCGGACAAACAACGCAAAGAGCAAGTAGAAGTTCGCAACGAAGCTGACCAACTCGTATTCACGACTGAGAAAACACTGAAAGAAGTAGAAGGCAAGATCGACCAAGCTGAAATCGATCGCGCTAACACTGCGAAAGATAAAGTGAAAGCGGCTCTGGAAGGCGGCAACTTCGAAGAGATCAAGACAGCGAAAGATGAACTGTCCGAGATCATCCAACAAATTTCCGTGAAGCTTTATGAGCAGGCTGCTCAAGCGCAAGCAGCACAAGGCGGCGCTGAAGGTCAAGAGCCGAAGAAAGACAATGTCGTTGATGCTGACTACGAAGTGGTAGACGATAAAAAGTAA
- the prmA gene encoding 50S ribosomal protein L11 methyltransferase gives MKWSEISIHTTAEATEAVSSLLYELGANGVVIEDPEVLYREWDTPFGEIYQLSPDDFPAEGVFVKAYLPVDSSELLDVVEELKEQLAQLIEYGLDIGKASIAVNDVHEDEWAHAWKKYYKPVHVSDRMTIKPVWEEYEPKHPDEIIIEMDPGMAFGTGTHPTTILCLRALEKYLAKGDQVYDVGTGTAILSIAAIKLGAKDVLAMDLDEVAVRSAQANTELNGVHEHINVRQNNLLDGIEEQVEVVVANILAEVIVRFTDDVFRVLKPGGTFISSGIIAAREADVKAALAASGLEVVETIFIDDWVAIVAKKR, from the coding sequence GTGAAATGGTCAGAAATCAGTATCCATACTACAGCGGAGGCTACGGAGGCGGTGTCAAGCCTCTTGTATGAATTGGGTGCCAATGGTGTCGTAATTGAAGACCCGGAGGTGCTTTATCGTGAGTGGGATACCCCCTTTGGCGAAATCTACCAGCTTTCTCCTGATGATTTTCCGGCCGAGGGCGTATTCGTTAAAGCATACCTGCCGGTTGACAGCAGCGAGCTGCTTGACGTTGTAGAAGAGCTGAAAGAGCAATTGGCGCAGTTGATCGAGTACGGTCTGGATATCGGCAAGGCATCGATTGCCGTAAACGATGTCCACGAAGATGAATGGGCCCACGCCTGGAAAAAATATTACAAACCAGTCCATGTGTCTGATCGCATGACCATCAAGCCAGTATGGGAAGAGTATGAGCCGAAGCATCCAGATGAGATCATTATCGAGATGGACCCAGGTATGGCATTTGGTACAGGTACACATCCGACGACCATCCTTTGTCTGCGTGCACTTGAGAAGTATCTGGCAAAAGGTGATCAAGTGTATGATGTTGGGACAGGCACAGCTATTTTAAGTATTGCAGCTATCAAGCTCGGAGCAAAAGATGTGCTGGCGATGGACTTGGATGAAGTTGCTGTACGCTCCGCACAGGCCAATACCGAACTGAATGGCGTGCATGAGCATATCAACGTGAGACAAAACAACTTGCTCGACGGCATCGAGGAGCAGGTGGAAGTGGTCGTGGCGAACATTTTGGCAGAAGTCATCGTGCGTTTCACCGACGATGTATTCCGCGTGTTAAAGCCAGGTGGCACCTTTATCTCGTCAGGTATTATTGCTGCACGTGAAGCGGATGTAAAAGCGGCATTGGCGGCTTCGGGTCTTGAGGTCGTGGAAACCATTTTCATCGATGACTGGGTAGCAATTGTAGCAAAAAAACGATAG
- the hemW gene encoding radical SAM family heme chaperone HemW — translation MMPQSVYIHIPFCTNKCYYCDFNSFVTNNPQLIWDYLDALKSEMEITFSQQPIEQVKTIFVGGGTPTFLDHAQMRAFLELVQKQLGKYWADDIEFSMEANPGTTDVEKLRIMRELGVNRLSFGVQSFDDALLKRLGRIHDQEAVYRSIDNAKKVGFDNFSIDLMFGLPDQTLDIFRQTLDKAFGLGTTHFSAYSLKVEENTLFHTLYQKDQLPLPSEETELEMYMVLIEEMERHGYKQYEISNFAKPGFESKHNKTYWLNREYYGLGAGAHGYVCGHRHVNAGPLAIYMQKCKEGLPRVEQFEVPREDAMEEQMILGLRLREGVDLSAFASRFGATVHDVFGTIIEEEVAKGMLQEQDGFLKLTKQGLPLGNEVFARFLR, via the coding sequence ATGATGCCACAATCGGTTTACATTCACATTCCCTTTTGTACGAATAAATGTTACTACTGTGACTTCAACTCATTTGTGACGAACAATCCGCAGCTCATTTGGGATTACTTAGACGCATTGAAAAGTGAAATGGAAATCACCTTCAGCCAGCAGCCGATTGAGCAGGTGAAAACGATTTTTGTCGGCGGAGGGACGCCTACGTTTCTCGATCATGCCCAAATGCGCGCGTTTTTGGAGCTGGTACAAAAACAGTTGGGCAAGTACTGGGCGGATGATATCGAGTTCTCGATGGAAGCGAATCCGGGAACGACAGATGTGGAAAAGCTGCGGATTATGCGTGAGTTGGGTGTCAATCGCCTGAGCTTTGGTGTGCAGTCCTTTGACGACGCGCTTTTAAAACGACTGGGACGAATCCATGACCAAGAAGCTGTGTACCGCAGTATCGATAATGCGAAAAAAGTAGGCTTCGACAACTTCAGCATCGACCTGATGTTTGGGTTGCCGGACCAGACACTAGACATTTTCCGCCAGACGTTGGACAAGGCGTTTGGGTTAGGGACCACCCATTTCTCCGCGTACAGTCTCAAGGTGGAGGAGAACACGCTGTTCCACACGCTCTACCAGAAGGATCAGTTGCCACTGCCATCTGAAGAGACAGAGCTTGAGATGTACATGGTCTTAATAGAAGAGATGGAGCGTCACGGGTACAAGCAGTATGAAATTAGCAATTTTGCAAAACCGGGCTTCGAGAGCAAACATAATAAAACCTATTGGCTCAATCGTGAATACTATGGGTTGGGTGCGGGGGCCCACGGCTATGTGTGCGGCCACCGACACGTAAATGCTGGTCCGCTTGCGATTTACATGCAGAAGTGCAAGGAAGGGCTGCCGCGTGTAGAACAATTCGAGGTACCACGCGAGGATGCCATGGAGGAACAGATGATTTTGGGGCTGAGGTTGAGAGAAGGAGTTGACCTATCGGCGTTTGCATCCCGTTTTGGCGCAACTGTTCATGATGTGTTTGGGACAATAATAGAAGAAGAGGTAGCCAAAGGAATGCTGCAAGAACAGGACGGGTTTTTGAAGCTGACGAAACAGGGGCTTCCGCTCGGAAATGAGGTATTTGCACGCTTTCTTCGTTAA